The Primulina huaijiensis isolate GDHJ02 chromosome 12, ASM1229523v2, whole genome shotgun sequence genome has a window encoding:
- the LOC140989297 gene encoding uncharacterized protein → MRPLMSKSARSPSIFTRFRNGECINFNSTSTKGRWDHLSTYASRIFLFLITFQVPLFRVQCRSGMCTTPLHVTSSQLVASEVFPLPVIKGLLYPGAVVNGLISNMTVPSWNNLLNFYNLTDIKEASAVTDLQRLEVLAGSYFSVAGSLIGVIKPGRMSMFGTLLVVWGLVKEGILGKQASMDPTKAVFVYPTMLIALVCAFLSVKYDLKKAARSAPTRPVVKPLKSSSKSKLK, encoded by the exons ATGCGGCCTTTAATGAGTAAAAGCGCACGATCTCCTTCGATTTTCACACGATTCCGCAATGGCGAATGCATCAACTTCAATTCAACATCGACCAAAGGAAGGTGGGATCACCTATCTACATACGCGTCGCGCATATTTCTCTTCCTCATCACTTTTCAGGTTCCGCTTTTCAG GGTTCAATGTAGATCTGGCATGTGTACAACGCCTCTTCATGTCACATCTTCACAGTTGGTGGCCAGCGAAGTCTTTCCACTTCCAGTGATAAAGGGCCTTCTTTATCCGGGAGCCGTTGTAAATGGTCTCATCAGTAACATGACTGTGCCAAGCTGGAATAATCTGCTAAATTTCTATAACTTGACCGACATAAAGGAGGCCTCTGCAGTAACTGATCTACAGCGATTGGAG GTTCTTGCGGGAAGTTACTTTAGTGTGGCTGGTTCGCTGATTGGTGTTATAAAACCAGGAAGGATGAGCATGTTTGGAACACTTCTTGTTGTGTGGGGTCTTGTTAAGGAAGGGATTCTTGGAAAGCAAGCAAGCATGGATCCAACAAAGGCTGTATTTGTGTACCCAACAATGTTAATAGCTTTGGTTTGTGCTTTCTTGTCTGTCAAATACGATTTGAAGAAGGCAGCGAGAAGTGCCCCAACTCGACCTGTTGTTAAGCCTCTAAAGAGCTCTTCAAAATCCAAATTGAAATGA